One Glycine soja cultivar W05 chromosome 7, ASM419377v2, whole genome shotgun sequence genomic window, TGATCAGGCTCCTCAAACTGGTTGTTGGTATTCCCATCCATGAGATCACTTGGAAGGTTCTTCAAAAACCACTCGTGGTTTCTGATCTCAGGAATAGTTATTCTCTGTTTTAAAAGCAATATTAGTTGTCAATGCAATCATCCTTCACACAAATAAAAGGAGAAGCAAGTAATATAATTGCACATGATTAGAATGAATAACCTCTAGacataattataaacaaaaaaaaatatggactcaaatataattataaatgtattttaCAGGATCATTCAACCAAACTGTTGTGTatggtaaattttttaacttttataataaatactttgaAAGGTATATAAGtttcatcaaaaaataattatatgaaataaaaactAACCCTTGCAGGATCAGCGACAAAAATCCTTGATATCAGATGACGGCACTCGGAAGATATGTGAACGTAGTCAGGAATTGAGTACTGAACATTCAAAATCCTCTGCAACCAACATTCATCAATTTAGGAAAACTAATTCAATCAAAAGTACCACATTGGTTGAAAAAAAGTGTCATTAGTTACATGTATTGTCTTACGGAAATTTTTAGGTTCCTCTGGATCCTCAAAAGGATATGCACCCACCAACATGACATATAAGGTCACCCCGCAAGACCACACATCTGCAATCTGAGTCATAATTGGGTGTCAACATCAGTAtaaagtaacaaataaaaaGCTAGCTGAGTTCTAGACCATGCATGCATAATAGTAATCATAACCTTTCATTCTACCCATAAATGAAACATAATACTTCCTCCATTCTATTATAAttgttgtataaaaaaaattattattttaattttttaatataatattaattactttttttacttatattttatatatattattgatgaaCTATAAAATCTAGAAATGAATTAAGAATGATGTAAGTTAATTtagtgaaattattattttctttcatttatttattactttttcttgATCTATCTGAATAAAATAACCCAGGATTACAATTATTTTGAACCGAAGGAAGTACATATTTCCAGCTGAAATACTTGGAATAATTTTACCACTTCTACTAGGAGTAGCCTTTTAGTCTAGCTGAACGTAAAGTAATGGCTATATTTCTGACCAAAAACATGGTGCATGGTTGTCTATTACGTTTATTTAACTTTCTTCCTTAAGGTGATCCCATCcaccaacacacacacacgaaGGAAATAAACTATTCTCACTGGAGAAAGATTTCCATTTTCCACTCTTTAGGTTTTCATCCTGAGAGAAAGAGAAGTTGATTTTTTGGTCAAGTTGATCTGATATCGGATTGAGCATGTAAAGAATTATATTTACCATTCTTGTAGGTCTTTCTCCATCAGTTAGCCAAACATGCTAACCTCAGTTGGAAACCAAAGTTTAAGATTCATCATATTTAGACAAAACAAGAAGGATGAGGCTAAAACTCCCAGATCATTGCAGAGCATGCCTTATAAGTACTTTTTCAGGGGAAACCTAAAAGCTAGAACTCTCTTGGTACTTAAGTTGGTAGTGTGTCTAAAAGTAGTGGAGCCAATTACATGTCATTGCGGTCACATATACCAACTTATAAACCGAAAGTTATAAGCAAAATGGAAACAATGGTCTATATAAGCTTATGAACATAAACATAATCTATACAAACACATAAGCTAAATAAAGAACATCTTAATGTTAAATTATCAAAGTATGAAGTTAGATGAATTCCAAGTGATAGAAGTTATAACATACCTTGCCATCATATTCCTTCTTAAGCAAAACTTCTGGAGCAATATATGCAGGGGTACCAACTGTAGATTTTGGTTGTGAATGTAGCACTGAGGACTGAAAAAGACAATCAAGGTGCATAGGTATCAGCAAATTAATACGTTATCAACAAAtgacagataaaaaaatttcttgatCTTGGACATGGAGAAACCTACAAATTCATAAACTTTCTAAACAATGCCCAGTTGAAATTTGAGTGCCACAACCTGGAGTGAAGAATTGAAGATACACTATATACCTGAAGGCCTCAACATATAAAAAAGCAATATATAGAATGAACTATACCTTGGAATAGCCAAAATCACAAATCTTCAAACGAGGAGCAGGACTACCATCCAACAATGTGTTTTCCAACTTCAAGTCGCGATGGCATACTTGCTTCATTAAGGAAGACAAATATAGAAATTCAAGTCAGACATCTCATGCTTTCTTTCTTCTGGGAAGCAAATAACTGGTAAAAGTAAAGACTACATGTGCTGAATTCATACCATTGCATGACAATAGCTAACCCCTGATATAAGTTGTTGGAAGAAGAAGCGCGCCTGCagcataaaacaaaaaacagacaTAAAAGGCATATACAGCAGCATTACACAAATGAATGAATGCAAAAGATAAGAACCTCATCCTCACTGAACCTTCCTGCATTGCATATTCTCTCAAATAGCTCTCCTCCAGAAGCATATTCCATCACAATTGCTAAATGTGTTGGGGTCAATATAACCTAAAGTCACATCAGAAAacgattaataaaatatttttaagatagaAAGAAATAGGATCAGACATTAGGGGTTTGCACACCTCCTTGAACCTGACAATGTTAGGATGCCTCAGTGATCTGTGATTTATAATTTCCCTTTGTACATTTTCATCTATCTGCTAACAAATAAGCATGATTCTCCCGTCAGGTTTACCATAGCAATTTTACCAACACAACCATTGTCTACAATTTTACATTGAGGAGAAGTAGAGAACATAACAAACAAAAGTTACCCTTCAATCATCATGTGTTAGTAACCAGAAAAGTAACAAAAACATCAGGCAATTTTCTCAAGGACACAAATTCCATCCAAAGACAAGAAAGACATACTGCAGGAAAAGAAATGCTAGCAAGAGAAGGTCACATAACCACCACCAGAAACATGAATTCTACAAAGCAACTACAAAGAAGCTTAGTTAACCAAAACAAATGATCCTTGAAATGGAATCTAATTTAATCAATacacttaaaatataaattctatCAAAAACAATTGGTAGGAAAGTCAGCTGATCATAAATACCTAAAACATACTACCCTTGAGAATCAAACTACTCACCCACTCAGTTCCC contains:
- the LOC114419656 gene encoding serine/threonine-protein kinase SRK2E-like isoform X2; amino-acid sequence: MSVGPGMDLPIMHDSDRYELVRDIGSGNFGVARLMRDKHTEELVAVKYIERGEKIDENVQREIINHRSLRHPNIVRFKEVILTPTHLAIVMEYASGGELFERICNAGRFSEDEARFFFQQLISGVSYCHAMQVCHRDLKLENTLLDGSPAPRLKICDFGYSKSSVLHSQPKSTVGTPAYIAPEVLLKKEYDGKIADVWSCGVTLYVMLVGAYPFEDPEEPKNFRKTIHRILNVQYSIPDYVHISSECRHLISRIFVADPARRITIPEIRNHEWFLKNLPSDLMDGNTNNQFEEPDQPMQSIEEIMQIIKEATIPAAGSQSLNHDLTGSLDIDDDMDSDPDLDLDSSGEIVYAM
- the LOC114419656 gene encoding serine/threonine-protein kinase SRK2E-like isoform X1, producing the protein MSVGPGMDLPIMHDSDRYELVRDIGSGNFGVARLMRDKHTEELVAVKYIERGEKQIDENVQREIINHRSLRHPNIVRFKEVILTPTHLAIVMEYASGGELFERICNAGRFSEDEARFFFQQLISGVSYCHAMQVCHRDLKLENTLLDGSPAPRLKICDFGYSKSSVLHSQPKSTVGTPAYIAPEVLLKKEYDGKIADVWSCGVTLYVMLVGAYPFEDPEEPKNFRKTIHRILNVQYSIPDYVHISSECRHLISRIFVADPARRITIPEIRNHEWFLKNLPSDLMDGNTNNQFEEPDQPMQSIEEIMQIIKEATIPAAGSQSLNHDLTGSLDIDDDMDSDPDLDLDSSGEIVYAM